Within Anaerobranca californiensis DSM 14826, the genomic segment ATTCAGAGAAAATTAATCGATTATTATAGAATAGAGGTAAAAAACAACCATGAGGTTACCGTTGATGATACCGATGCTTACCTTTACTCATTAAAAGGAAAAGAGGTTTTTGATAAAGATATACGTTGGGAAATAGAAGCTATTTCAGATGTATTAAAGGGTTATGGGTTTAGTTTTACAGACTTAGTTAAAAGTTCACCTAAAACAAAAAAAACTAAAAGATACTGTGAAGAAATAATAATTTATTTACTGTTAAATCAAAATTTAATAGAGGATATGGAAAAATCAAAGCAATTACCGATAAAAAAAATTGAAAAAAATACAAAAATACCCCAAAAAATTATTGAAAGACATCGTAGATATATAATAGCAGTGGTGGAAATATTTAAAGGGGATTACATTTACTTGAGTGAATATTTTCCAGATATTAAAAAGGGTTTAAATGGAGGTGAATAAAACATGAAAAAGGTAGTATTAGAAACTAAAGGGAAAGAAGCAATTTTATTGCAAGAAGATGGGACATTTATTAAAGTAAAAAATAAAAATTATAAAATAGGAGATAAAGTGGAGGTGAAAAGTAGCGTGTTTAACAAAAAGACTATTCTTTCATTGGCAGCTTCAATTTTATTTTTCCTTATAGTGGGAGGAGGAGTTTTTGCCTATAATTATCCCTATTATTATGTAAGTTTAGATGTAAATCCGGGCATCCTTTTAACATCTAATATCTTTAATCGGGTAATAGAAGCAACAGCAATAAACGAAGAAGGGGAAAAAATTCTTGAAGATTTAAAAATAAAAAATAGGGCTATAGAAGAAGTTATAGAAAAAACGATATTAAAACTGTCTAGAGAGTATTTACAAGAAGGAAATGCTGATTTATTAATTTCATATGTTAGTAGAGGTAATGATATTAAAGATAAAAGGATAGATAGAATTAACGAAATAGTAGAAAAAACAACTGAAGGAAACGGGATCAAAGGAAATGTAACAATAGAAGTTACTGGCTATGAAATGGTACAAAAAGCTAAAGAGGCAGGAATAACACCAGGTAAATATAATTTAATTACCAATTTATTAAATGAAGAAATTACAGAAGAAAATAAAAATTCATCGGTTAGTGATTTGATGAAAAGATTTACAGAAGAAATAAGAAATAGACAAGAAGAAAGAAGGGAAAATACAAATAGAGAAGATAATGGTAACAGAGAAGAAAACTTAAATAAAAATACAAATGATAACGGCAGAGAAAATAGCAATAGAAATGATAATCAAAACCGACAAGAAAATGAAAATAGGAAAAACCAAAATTTGAATACTAATACTGAAGAAGAAAATAGAGATGAGAATACTCCTGAAAAAAAGACTCCTCCATTCAATAGAAACGAAAGAATACCAGAACTACCTACACCTGTTGGAAATAGAAGATAATAGTATAGATAAAGCCTTATGTCTTTTTGACATAAGGCTTTATATTCTACCAGAACGCAAAATGGAAATGAGAAGCCAAACACCCATAAAAGCAGCCCCTACAAAACCTAACAGTCCTAAAATAGAGATATCGTAAACTTTAGGACCTGCTTCAGAAGCTATAATAAATGAGGAGCTAACTATAATAGAAGATACAATTAAAGCAAAACTTATCCGATCTGCAGCCTTTGTAATTTTATTGATATTTTTATCTAAATTTATATGCTCCATCTGAACCACTGTATTACCTGCTAATAATTTATTGACAAGAATTAGGAATTTTTCTGGTAACTTAATGGTAGAATTAGTAGCTCTAATCAGGTTTTCTAAAAATTTTATAACCTCTTCTTGTAAGTTTTTTCCTTCTAACATTTGTTTTTTTACATAAGGTGTGGCAATATCCATTAAATTAACATCTGGTGTGAGTAGAGCAACATTGCCTTCCATTAAGATAAAACTTTTGGCCATTAAAATTATATCTTTGGGAATGGCTATTTTATGATTCTTACAGAGGGTAAAAATTTGATCAATCAATTCAGGAATAGCTAATTCTTCTATTGATAAAGTAGCGTATTGGTTATACATTTCTTCTAAATCACTATGTAGTTTCTTCCTTTCTACTTTTTGCCTTTTTATACCTAGTTGGAGAATAACCCTGGTCATTTTCTCAATATCGGCAAATACAATAGAAGTAAGGAGTTCATTAAGGCGTAACTTAAGGTTAGGGGATAAACTGCCCATTAAACCGAAATCTAAATAAGCTATTTTGTCACCACTTATTAGAATATTTCCAGGGTGTGGGTCGCCGTGGAAAAATCCATCTTGAAAAACTTGTTTTAAAAAATTATTTGCTAACTTAATGGATATTTCTTTTAAATCATACCCTTTTTCAAGTAACGGAAATTTATCTGATATTTTGATACCTTCAATATATTCTATTATCAAAAGATTGTTTGTATTGTATTGAGGATAAATTTTAGGGACCTTTAAATAAAGGACATCTTTATTAAGTTGATAAAATTTCTCGATATTTTTACCTTCTTCAATAAAATCTAGTTCCCTTTTAACACCTTGATAAAGTTCTGCTAAAATTTCCCCAGGATTTAAGATACTTTGTGGGAAAAAACTAATTATTTTCGTTAGTTTATTTAAAATTGCCATGTCTGTTAACATAATTTCCTCAATATGGGGTCTCTTTACTTTTACTACAACGGATTTATTATCTTTTAAAACAGCTTTATGAACTTGGGCAATGGAAGCTGATGCCAATGGCCTTTCTTCAAAATCTTTAAATATCTGA encodes:
- a CDS encoding sigma factor encodes the protein MDEINYKVMEIANCPTKLEKFILDYENFILKCAYKVTKKYITKNDDEWSIALNAFYEAIKKYNVDKGNFFNFAQIVIQRKLIDYYRIEVKNNHEVTVDDTDAYLYSLKGKEVFDKDIRWEIEAISDVLKGYGFSFTDLVKSSPKTKKTKRYCEEIIIYLLLNQNLIEDMEKSKQLPIKKIEKNTKIPQKIIERHRRYIIAVVEIFKGDYIYLSEYFPDIKKGLNGGE
- a CDS encoding anti-sigma factor domain-containing protein, with protein sequence MKKVVLETKGKEAILLQEDGTFIKVKNKNYKIGDKVEVKSSVFNKKTILSLAASILFFLIVGGGVFAYNYPYYYVSLDVNPGILLTSNIFNRVIEATAINEEGEKILEDLKIKNRAIEEVIEKTILKLSREYLQEGNADLLISYVSRGNDIKDKRIDRINEIVEKTTEGNGIKGNVTIEVTGYEMVQKAKEAGITPGKYNLITNLLNEEITEENKNSSVSDLMKRFTEEIRNRQEERRENTNREDNGNREENLNKNTNDNGRENSNRNDNQNRQENENRKNQNLNTNTEEENRDENTPEKKTPPFNRNERIPELPTPVGNRR
- a CDS encoding ABC1 kinase family protein, which encodes MKINKGKRFREIASVLIKNGFKENSTNPQKMKDTLEELGPTFIKIGQILSTRPDILPENYIVELRKLQDDVKPEEFPVIKTIIEKELKCHIHQIFKDFEERPLASASIAQVHKAVLKDNKSVVVKVKRPHIEEIMLTDMAILNKLTKIISFFPQSILNPGEILAELYQGVKRELDFIEEGKNIEKFYQLNKDVLYLKVPKIYPQYNTNNLLIIEYIEGIKISDKFPLLEKGYDLKEISIKLANNFLKQVFQDGFFHGDPHPGNILISGDKIAYLDFGLMGSLSPNLKLRLNELLTSIVFADIEKMTRVILQLGIKRQKVERKKLHSDLEEMYNQYATLSIEELAIPELIDQIFTLCKNHKIAIPKDIILMAKSFILMEGNVALLTPDVNLMDIATPYVKKQMLEGKNLQEEVIKFLENLIRATNSTIKLPEKFLILVNKLLAGNTVVQMEHINLDKNINKITKAADRISFALIVSSIIVSSSFIIASEAGPKVYDISILGLLGFVGAAFMGVWLLISILRSGRI